Below is a window of Yimella sp. cx-51 DNA.
GCCGGGCAGCCTGGAGCGGGCGAATCTGGAGCTGGCGTTGCAGCAGATCGGCAGCGAGCAGGTCGACCTCCCGCACACCATCGCCGGCAAGCGCGTCATGGGCGGCGGACGGGCGATCGGGGTGCGGCAACCGCACGATCACCGGTCTGTGCTGGGCACCATGAAGAACGCCACCGTGGGCGATGCGCAGGCTGCGGTGCGGGCCGCCAAGGATGCCGCACCGGCCTGGAGGGCGCTGAGCTTCGACGACCGGGCAGCGATCATCCTCAAGGCCGCGGACCTGCTCGCCGGCCCATATCGACAGCGCCTCAACGCCGCAACGATGCTGGGCCAGAGCAAGACCTGTTACCAGGCGGAGATCGACTCGGCCTGCGAGCTGATCGATTTCTGGCGGTTCAACGTCCACTTCGCCCGGCAGATCTTGGCCGAGCAGCCGCCGGCCAACGCGCGCGGCATCTGGAACCGCACCGACCACCGGCCGCTCGAAGGCTTCGTCTACGCGATCACGCCCTTCAACTTCACGGCCATCGCCGGCAACCTGCCGACGGCGCCGGCTCTCATGGGCAACACGGTGGTCTGGAAGCCCAGCCCCACCCAGCAGCGTGCCGCGCAGGTGACGATGGAACTGCTCGAAGAGGCCGGCATGCCAGCGGGCGTCATCAACATGGTCACTGGTGACGGACTCAACGTCAGCAAGGTGGCGCTCGCCGATGCCGACCTGGCCGGCATCCACTTCACCGGCTCCACCCCGACCTTCCAGCACCTGTGGCAGGAGGTGGGTTCGCGCCTCTCGACCTATCGCACCTACCCCCGGCTCGTGGGGGAGACCGGCGGCAAGGACTTCATCCTGGCCCACCCCTCGGCCGACCCGGACGTCCTGCGCACGGCGATGATCCGCGGCGCCTTCGAGTACCAAGGGCAGAAGTGTTCGGCGGCGAGTCGGGCGTACGTGCCGGCGTCGCTGTGGAAGAAAATCAAGGACGATCTGGTGTCGATCACCGACGGGATCCTGCAGGGCGATGTGCGCGACTTCGGCAATTTCATGGGCGCGGTGATCGACGACAAGGCCTTCGCCAAGCACAAGGAAGCCATCGACATGGCGCACTCGCACAAGGACATCTCGGTGCTCGCCGGTGGCACCTACGACGACTCGGTCGGCTACTTCGTGCGTCCCACCGTGCTGGAGGTCGGTGACCCCGACAACGCGGTCTTCTCCACCGAGTACTTCGGCCCGATCCTCGCGGTGCACGTCTACCCCGACCGGCAGTTCGACAAGGTGCTCGACCAGATGGAATCGGTGGCGCCCTACGCACTCACCGGCTCGATCATCGCCCAGGACCGCGCCGTGATCGCGGACGCCACCGCGCGCCTGCGCTTCGCCGCCGGCAACTTCTACATCAACGACAAGCCCACCGGTGCCGTCGTTGGCCAGCAGCCTTTCGGCGGTGGCCGCGCCAGCGGTACCAATGACAAGGCCGGTTCCGCGGCCAACCTGATGCGCTGGACCAGCCCGCGCTCCATCAAGGAGACCTTCGTGCCGCCGACGTCCTACGAATACCCCCACATGGGCTGAACCCGATTCACACGCGGGTCGGACGCCAGTGAGGCGAGCGGCGGCTCACGGGCTGACCCGCAGGCCGGGCCCCGGACGGGCTCAGAACACCGATCGCGTTGGAAACCCTTTGGGCTCCAACGCGATCGGTGTTCTGAGCTACGTGGTCAGCGCTCGGCCAGATAGGCGAGGCCGACCTCCTCCTCGAGCACGAGGGCCTGGACGAAGGAGGGAGCCGCGGCCTTCTCGATGCGGCCACCGATGATCGGGATGCCGCCTTTGAGATCACCGATCACAGACAGCCGCGTCTCGTGCTCCGACGACGGAGTCAGCGTGACCGTGCCGTTCATCGATGCCGGGGTGCCCTTGACGTCCACGGCGAGATCAGCCGTGCGTGCACCGTCAGCGGCGGCCGGTCCCCAGTTCTGTGTCTCCACGACGGTGATCGTCTTGCCGACCATGGCTCGGATGTTCTCCGGGAAGGCGTCGGTGGGCAGCACGCGCGAGACGGTGATCACCGCGCCGTCCGAGGTCTGGGCCAGGTCGACGGTGCCGCCGTCGGTGCTGGTCGCTTCGGCCTTGCGGCGCTGGTATGCCTCGTCGGTGATCATCGCGTAGACGTCGGTGACGGATGCCGGGTAGGTCCAGGAGCGCTCGATCTTCATGCGCGCAGAATAGCCAGCACCTGCCGCTGCAGGATGCGTTCGGCTCGCGCCACGCGTGCGGCCCGGGTATCGGCGGGCGCACTGCCACCCGGCACCAGCCCGCGCAGATCCTCGGCGTGCTTGCTCAGCGCGGACGCGAGGGCTTCGACCATGTCGGTGAGCCGTTGGCCGATCATGCGCAGACTTTCGTCGCCGAGGTCGTCCACGATCCCTTGCAGCAACCTGCCGATCCGTCGCAGGTCGTAGCCGGCAGCACTCAGACCGGTACAGTCCGGCGGCGCCGAGCCGAGCGGGCGGAAACCGTCCTCGGGATCGATCTCGTCGGCAAGGGTCAACTGCGGCAGCGGTCCGCCGAACATCGCGTCGTGCCAGGACAGCAGAGCCTCGGCCACCTGCTCGAGCGCTTGGTTGATGGTGTCGGTGGTCGTGCCGGTGACCGCCTCCGGCTGCACCGCCAGCAGCCGTGGCACCACCGAGGCGAGGCGTCGCGCGACGGGGTGCGGGTCGGCTGGCGCTTCGGCGGGAAAGGACATGGCCGACAGGGTACGCCGCGCCCGAACTGTGGCGTAGTTCACACAGGCGATATGGTCGCCAGTGGCGTACAACGACGTGCGTCACACATCGCACCCACGAGGTTGTTAGCTCAATGTCTGGTGACCCCCAGGACGTTTCCCTGCGTGAGAACGCATCCACCGATTGTGTCGACGGGGGGTGCACCGAGCAGTTGAGCGAGCGGTATTTCCGCCATGTTGCACCCGAAGACCGGGACGCGATCGGCCCCGCCAACCTGCACGGCCTGGTGCACACCCATGTCGAGTTGGCCAGGCACAGGCCACCCGGCCGGGCCAATGTGCAGCTGATCAGGCCGACGTCGGACGTCCACGGTTGGAATTCCTCGTACGCCGCGCTGCAGATCGTCACCGACGACATGCCCTTCCTGGTCGACTCGGTGACAGCGGCGTTGGCTGCCCGAGGGCGCAAGGTGCACATGGTCATCCACCCACAGATCTGGGTGGAGCGTGACGCAGCCGGGACGCTGGTGCGCGCGCTCGAGGTCGATGAGCAGCCCGCCGGGATGTCTCCCACGATCGAGTCGTGGATGCATCTGCAGATCGACCTCGGCGCTGACACCAGCACCGATGACGAACTGGTCAAGGCCGTTCACGGTGTGCTCGACGATGTTCGTGACGCCGTGGCCGACTGGGAGAAGATGCGCACTCAGTGCGACGTCATCATCGCCGACCTCGAGGCCAATCCGCCCAGTTCGGTGCGGCCCGACATCATCGAGCGCACCCAGGCATTCCTGCGGTGGTTGGCCGACGAACACTTCACCTTCCTGGGTTACCGGGAGTACGCACTCGACATCGTCGACGGTGAAGATGTGCTGCGCGGCGTCTCGGGCACCGGCCTCGGGCTGCTGCGTTACGACGCGCCGTCCTCGCAGGCCTTCTCGCGCCTGACCCCGCATGCGCGCCGCACGGCGCGCGAACCGCACCTGATCACGGTGACCAAGGCGAACTCGCGTTCCACGGTGCACCGACCGGCTCACCTGGACTACATCGGTCTGCGCACCTTCGACGAGCAGGGCAACGTGATCGGTGAGCGCCGGTTCCTCGGCCTGTTCTCCTCAAGTGCGTACCTGGAGTCGGTGCGACGCATCCCAATTCTTCGTGAGCGCACCGGCGCGGTGATCGACGCCTCCGGGTACGCGCTCGACAGCCACTCCGGCAAAGACCTGCTACGCATCCTGGAGACCTATCCGCGCGACGAACTGTTCCAACTGCGTACCGAGGAGTTGCAGTCGGTTGCCGATCAGGTGCTCCGGGTGCAGGAACGCCGCATCCCGTACGTGCTGCGCCGGGATGACGAGTTCGGGCGTTTCGCCAGCTTCATGGTCTACATCCCGCGCGATCGGTACACCACCCGTGTGCGCCTGGCGATGGCCGACATTTTGCAGCGCGCCTTCGGAGCGGAATCGATCGACTACACGACCAATGTCAGTGATTCCGAGCTGGCCCGCATCCACTTCGTGGTGCGCTTCGAGCCGGGCCCCGAACGGCCCGAGGTCGACGACGCGAAGTTGCGCGACGACCTCTTGCGCTCCACCCAGACCTGGTCGGAGCAGCTGGGCATGCACGCCAGGGAAGAAGACGGCGAGGACTCCTCGGCCCGAGTGATGTCGTTGTACGCCAATGCGTTTCCGGAGGCGTACAAGGAAGACTTCGGCCCCCGTCAGGGCGTGGCCGATCTGCGCCACATCGAAGCACTGCAGGACGCCGACGACACCCGGTTGACGCTCTACCGCGACCCCACTGCCGACCCGCGCGAGCGGCGGTTCAAGCTGTTCCGGCGCAACTCCGTCGTGCTGACCGACATCATGCCGATTTTCACCGATCTTGGCGTGCAGGTCACCGACGAGCGTCCCTATTCCATGAACCGCGCCGACGGCGAACTCATCCACATCTACGACTTCGGTCTGCGCGCGCCCTCGGCGCAGATCTGGGGTAGTGACGAGGAAGTGACCTCGGTCCGCGAACGTTTCCAGGACGCCTTCGCGGCCGTCTGGGAGAAGCGTGGCGAGAGCGACGGGCTCAATGCGCTCGTGTTGGCCGGTGGCCTCACCTCCCGCCAGGTGACCAGGCTCCGTGCGCTGTCGCGTTACCTGCGTCAGGTGGGCCTGCCCTTCAGCCAGGAGTACGTCGAGCAAGCTCTGGTGGCGAACGTCGAGCTCACCGGTGAACTGGTGGCTCTCTTCGAAGCCCGCTTCGATCCCGAACTCGCCGGTGACCGCGCTGCCGAGCAGGCGCAGATCAACGAGCGCATCGACGAGGGCCTGGCGCAGGTTGCCAGCCTCGACCACGACCGGATCCTGCGCACGTTCCGGGGCGCGATCATGGCCATCCTGCGTACGAATGCCTACCAGGACGACCGCGAGGTCATCAGCTTCAAGATCTACTGCGCAGCGGTGCCGGGCATGCCGCATCCGCGCCCGAAGTTCGAGATCTGGGTCTACAGCCCGCGCGTCGAGGGCGTCCACCTGCGCTTCGGCAAGGTGGCCCGCGGAGGCCTGCGCTGGAGTGATCGTCGCGAAGACTTCCGCACCGAGGTGCTCGGCCTGGTCAAGGCACAGATGGTCAAGAACGCCGTCATCGTGCCGAGCGGCTCCAAGGGTGGTTTCTACGCCAAGCAGTTGCCGAGCCCGAGCGATCGGGACGCCTGGATGGCTGAGGGCATCGAGGCCTACAAGCGGTTCATCGGCGGCATGCTCGATGTCACCGACAATCTGGTCGACGGCGAGGTCGTGCCACCCACGGATGTCGTGCGCCATGACGAGGACGACACCTACCTGGTGGTCGCGGCCGACAAGGGCACCGCGTCCTTCTCCGACATCGCCAACGGCGTCGCCACCGAGCGAGGATTCTGGCTCGCGGACGCCTTCGCGTCCGGCGGCTCGGCCGGCTACGACCACAAGGGCATGGGCATCACGGCCCGGGGCGCCTGGGAGTCGGTGAAACGGCACTTCCGCGAGATGGGCCATGACACCCAGACCCAGGACTTCACCGTGGTCGGGATCGGCGACATGAGCGGCGACGTCTTCGGCAACGGGATGCTGCTGTCGGAGCACATCCGGCTCGTGGCCGCCTTCGACCACCGCCACATCTTCCTCGACCCCGACCCCGAAGCAGCCGCCTCGCACGCCGAGCGTCGCCGACTCTTCGACCTGCCGCGGTCGTCGTGGGACGACTACGACAGGTCGCTGATCTCCGAGGGTGGTGGCGTCTACCCACGCACCGCGAAGTCGGTGTCGATCACTGCACAGGTGCGCGAGCGTCTCGGCCTCGCTGCCGAGGTCACCGAGATGACACCGTCCGACCTCATCCACGCCATCCTGCAGGCGCCGGTCGACCTGGTGTGGAACGGCGGGATCGGCACCTACATCAAGGCGCAGTCGGAGTCGAACAGCTCGATCGGCGACCGGGCCAACGATGCGATCCGTGTCAATGGCTCCCAACTGCGCTGCAAGGTCGTGGGGGAGGGCGGCAACCTCGGAGCCAGCCAGCTCGGACGCATCGAAGCCGCGTCCAAGGGCGTCCGGATCAATACCGACGCCATCGACAACTCCGCTGGCGTCGACACCTCCGACCACGAGGTCAACATCAAGATCCTGCTCACCGACCTGATGAAGCGGGGACGCTTCGACCTGGATGAGCGCAACGAGATCCTGGTGTCGATGACCGACGAGGTGGGCCGCACCGTGCTGCGCACGAACTACGAGCAGAACACCCTGCTGGGCAACGCTCGGGCACAGACCTCGGTGATGGTCACCGTCCACCAGCGGTTGATCCGCTGGCTGGAGTCGCGTCAGGAACTCGACCGCGCACTCGAATTCCTGCCGTCCGACAGCGAGATCGACGAGCGACTGAAAGCCGACACCGGCCTGACCTCGCCGGAACTCGCCGTCCTGGTCGCCTACGCCAAGTTGGCGTTGAAGACCGATCTGGCGTCGAGCAAGCTGACCGATGACCCGTGGTTCAGCCGCACGTTGGTCGACTACTTCCCGCAGCAGATCCGCGACCGGTTCGCCGGCGAGTTGGAGGATCACCCGTTGAAGCGGGAAATCATCGTCAACTCGGTGGCCAACTCACTGGTCAATCGGGGTGGCATCACCTTTGCCTTCCGGGTGGTCGAGGAGACCGGAGCCTCCGCGGAGCAGATCGCGCGGGCGTACGTCATCGCCCGGGAGGTTTTCGATCTGAGTGGTTTCGTGGCCCAGGTCGAGGCGCTCGACAACGAGATCTCCACCGACGCCCAGACCAAGCTCTACCTGGAGTTCCGACGTCTGCTCGATCGGGCTGCGCGCTGGTTGATCAACAACCGCCCGACCTCGCTCGACATCACCTCCGAGATCGAACGGTTCTCCGGCACGGTGGCTGCGCTGACCGCGCAGGTGCCCGACCTGCTGCGAGGCAGCGAGCGCGAACGCTGGGAGCGCAATCGGTCGGCGTTGGAGCGGGATGGGGTGCCCACGCAGCTGGCAGGACGCGCTGCCGGGCTCCTGGACGTCTTCTCCTTGCTCGACGTCAGTGAACTCTCGATCGCCACGAAGGAGGAACCCTCCGCCGTGGCCGGGGTCTACTTCGCGGTGTCGGAACGGGTCGGTATCGACACCATGCTCGGCGCGGTATCGGCATTGCCCCGAGAGGACCGGTGGGATTCATTGGCCCGCGGAGCCATGCGGGACGATCTCTATGTCGTTCTCGAGTCATTCACTGCGGCGGTGCTCGCCGGCACACCCAGCGACGCCGATCCGGCGGATCGGGTGGCTCAGTGGCTTGAGGAGAATCCCGACTCCGTCGGCCGCGCATTGTCCGGGCTCGACGCGATCAAGGCATTGCCCCACCCGAGCCTTGCTCCGTTGTCCGTGGCGTTGCGCACCCTGCGCGGAGCGAT
It encodes the following:
- the pruA gene encoding L-glutamate gamma-semialdehyde dehydrogenase, with translation MDAVTTPPAPINEPVLDYAPGSLERANLELALQQIGSEQVDLPHTIAGKRVMGGGRAIGVRQPHDHRSVLGTMKNATVGDAQAAVRAAKDAAPAWRALSFDDRAAIILKAADLLAGPYRQRLNAATMLGQSKTCYQAEIDSACELIDFWRFNVHFARQILAEQPPANARGIWNRTDHRPLEGFVYAITPFNFTAIAGNLPTAPALMGNTVVWKPSPTQQRAAQVTMELLEEAGMPAGVINMVTGDGLNVSKVALADADLAGIHFTGSTPTFQHLWQEVGSRLSTYRTYPRLVGETGGKDFILAHPSADPDVLRTAMIRGAFEYQGQKCSAASRAYVPASLWKKIKDDLVSITDGILQGDVRDFGNFMGAVIDDKAFAKHKEAIDMAHSHKDISVLAGGTYDDSVGYFVRPTVLEVGDPDNAVFSTEYFGPILAVHVYPDRQFDKVLDQMESVAPYALTGSIIAQDRAVIADATARLRFAAGNFYINDKPTGAVVGQQPFGGGRASGTNDKAGSAANLMRWTSPRSIKETFVPPTSYEYPHMG
- a CDS encoding DUF2505 domain-containing protein, which codes for MKIERSWTYPASVTDVYAMITDEAYQRRKAEATSTDGGTVDLAQTSDGAVITVSRVLPTDAFPENIRAMVGKTITVVETQNWGPAAADGARTADLAVDVKGTPASMNGTVTLTPSSEHETRLSVIGDLKGGIPIIGGRIEKAAAPSFVQALVLEEEVGLAYLAER
- a CDS encoding NAD-glutamate dehydrogenase translates to MSGDPQDVSLRENASTDCVDGGCTEQLSERYFRHVAPEDRDAIGPANLHGLVHTHVELARHRPPGRANVQLIRPTSDVHGWNSSYAALQIVTDDMPFLVDSVTAALAARGRKVHMVIHPQIWVERDAAGTLVRALEVDEQPAGMSPTIESWMHLQIDLGADTSTDDELVKAVHGVLDDVRDAVADWEKMRTQCDVIIADLEANPPSSVRPDIIERTQAFLRWLADEHFTFLGYREYALDIVDGEDVLRGVSGTGLGLLRYDAPSSQAFSRLTPHARRTAREPHLITVTKANSRSTVHRPAHLDYIGLRTFDEQGNVIGERRFLGLFSSSAYLESVRRIPILRERTGAVIDASGYALDSHSGKDLLRILETYPRDELFQLRTEELQSVADQVLRVQERRIPYVLRRDDEFGRFASFMVYIPRDRYTTRVRLAMADILQRAFGAESIDYTTNVSDSELARIHFVVRFEPGPERPEVDDAKLRDDLLRSTQTWSEQLGMHAREEDGEDSSARVMSLYANAFPEAYKEDFGPRQGVADLRHIEALQDADDTRLTLYRDPTADPRERRFKLFRRNSVVLTDIMPIFTDLGVQVTDERPYSMNRADGELIHIYDFGLRAPSAQIWGSDEEVTSVRERFQDAFAAVWEKRGESDGLNALVLAGGLTSRQVTRLRALSRYLRQVGLPFSQEYVEQALVANVELTGELVALFEARFDPELAGDRAAEQAQINERIDEGLAQVASLDHDRILRTFRGAIMAILRTNAYQDDREVISFKIYCAAVPGMPHPRPKFEIWVYSPRVEGVHLRFGKVARGGLRWSDRREDFRTEVLGLVKAQMVKNAVIVPSGSKGGFYAKQLPSPSDRDAWMAEGIEAYKRFIGGMLDVTDNLVDGEVVPPTDVVRHDEDDTYLVVAADKGTASFSDIANGVATERGFWLADAFASGGSAGYDHKGMGITARGAWESVKRHFREMGHDTQTQDFTVVGIGDMSGDVFGNGMLLSEHIRLVAAFDHRHIFLDPDPEAAASHAERRRLFDLPRSSWDDYDRSLISEGGGVYPRTAKSVSITAQVRERLGLAAEVTEMTPSDLIHAILQAPVDLVWNGGIGTYIKAQSESNSSIGDRANDAIRVNGSQLRCKVVGEGGNLGASQLGRIEAASKGVRINTDAIDNSAGVDTSDHEVNIKILLTDLMKRGRFDLDERNEILVSMTDEVGRTVLRTNYEQNTLLGNARAQTSVMVTVHQRLIRWLESRQELDRALEFLPSDSEIDERLKADTGLTSPELAVLVAYAKLALKTDLASSKLTDDPWFSRTLVDYFPQQIRDRFAGELEDHPLKREIIVNSVANSLVNRGGITFAFRVVEETGASAEQIARAYVIAREVFDLSGFVAQVEALDNEISTDAQTKLYLEFRRLLDRAARWLINNRPTSLDITSEIERFSGTVAALTAQVPDLLRGSERERWERNRSALERDGVPTQLAGRAAGLLDVFSLLDVSELSIATKEEPSAVAGVYFAVSERVGIDTMLGAVSALPREDRWDSLARGAMRDDLYVVLESFTAAVLAGTPSDADPADRVAQWLEENPDSVGRALSGLDAIKALPHPSLAPLSVALRTLRGAIRSGSAS